From a region of the Oryza sativa Japonica Group chromosome 6, ASM3414082v1 genome:
- the LOC9267358 gene encoding probable E3 ubiquitin-protein ligase WAVH2 → MGRLHNLLLLLVCFFSTLLLAQVMSAAAGMAAVKVSTTPIFSKIPRAQTTKDFQVLLRIEAPPLVDLKGRVPIDLVMVLDVDVESVSLEPVKKAMKFAIQQLSDKDSIAIFGPSMSREVIPKFMSIHGSRRVAEKKVDELEGRRIAGPARSSLDEALKMLEEQPASSSDGRAKFIVLVTDGEDITRFNSGMPEWFTAALAKYPVHAFGLGASHDAAALRLIAQRSHGTYSFLDDGNVDKVASALALCLGGLKSVAAVGARVVLKAASGSGVRIDRISSGDYASSVSQVDGGASGEIVIGALYAGEVKSFVVHLYVPAAPPALRTVEGVCCDQQQLLVASLDGQLYTSGGVDVDDAAAPVDLVVERPNAAVLVPSAIVVNQIFQFSVLKMFDTFIDKEILHRTPVTGWNDVDVDDLGRKLLARWEELVLEHQFWVGLDLGSLDGEITAVANSLSKQYIVGTAYIFSWMSSYKMQRPTAMGSPANVVGVFVTLEVHLTLQVAITLPESGGDEGECHECEYTCEKQLPPAPPLLEASGHDGSSYRLNAAYEGVVSLDDINQFMIKIYQGMVKANNLKQCQPRAVA, encoded by the exons ATGGGTAGACTCCATAATTTGTTGCTTCTGTTAGTGTGCTTCTTCTCCACGCTATTGCTCGCACAG GTGATGAGTGCTGCTGCAGGGATGGCAGCAGTGAAAGTGAGCACCACACCCATCTTCTCCAAGATCCCACGAGCTCAGACGACCAAGGATTTTCAGGTGCTACTACGCATTGAGGCGCCACCACTAGTGGATCTCAAGGGCCGTGTCCCCATTGATCTTGTCATGGTGCTCGACGTTGACGTCGAATCAGTGAGTCTGGAACCGGTGAAAAAAGCCATGAAATTCGCCATCCAACAACTCAGTGATAAAGACTCTATCGCCATCTTTGGGCCATCCATGAGCCGAGAGGTCATCCCTAAGTTTATGAGTATTCATGGTAGCCGAAGGGTTGCTGAGAAGAAGGTAGATGAGTTGGAGGGCCGTCGCATTGCCGGTCCAGCAAGGTCAAGCTTGGATGAGGCCCTCAAG ATGCTGGAGGAGCAGCCGGCGAGCTCTTCCGACGGCCGCGCGAAGTTCATCGTGTTGGTGACCGACGGAGAGGACATCACCCGCTTCAACTCCGGCATGCCGGAGTGGTTCACCGCCGCCCTGGCCAAGTACCCCGTGCACGCCTTCGGCCTGGGCGCCTCGCACGACGCCGCGGCGCTGCGCCTCATCGCCCAGCGATCGCATGGCACCTACTCCTTCCTCGACGACGGCAACGTCGACAAGGTCGCAAGCGCGCTCGCCCTGTGCCTCGGCGGTCTCaagtccgtcgccgccgtcggcgcgcgcgtcgtcctcaaggcggcgagcggcagcggcgtgaGGATCGACAGGATCAGCTCCGGGGACTACGCGAGTTCAGTCTCCCAGGTCGACGGGGGCGCCTCCGGCGAGATCGTCATCGGCGCCCTCTACGCCGGCGAGGTCAAGAGCTTCGTCGTCCACCTCTACgtgcccgccgcgccgccggcatTGCGGACGGTGGAGGGCGTCTGCTGCGaccagcagcagctgctcgtcgccagcctcgaTGGCCAGCTGTACACTAGTGGCGGCGTGGACGTCGACGACGCAGCAGCACCTGTTGATCTCGTCGTGGAGAGGCCTAACGCCGCCGTGCTGGTTCCCTCCGCCATTGTCGTCAACCAAATCTTCCAGTTCAGTGTGCTGAAGATGTTCGACACCTTCATCGACAAAGAGATCCTCCACCGCACTCCGGTGACCGGGTGGaacgacgtcgacgtcgacgacctGGGGAGGAAGCTGCTGGCGAGGTGGGAGGAGCTCGTGCTCGAGCACCAGTTCTGGGTCGGCCTCGATCTGGGATCCCTCGACGGCGAGATCACCGCGGTGGCGAACAGCCTGAGCAAGCAGTACATCGTTGGCACGGCGTACATATTCTCATGGATGTCGAGCTACAAGATGCAGCGGCCGACGGCGATGGGGTCGCCGGCGAACGTGGTGGGCGTGTTCGTGACGCTGGAGGTGCACCTGACGCTGCAGGTGGCGATCACGCtgccggagagcggcggcgacgagggtgAGTGCCACGAGTGCGAGTACACCTGCGAGAAGCAgctgccgcctgcgccgccgctgctggagGCGTCTGGACACGATGGCAGCAGCTACCGTCTCAACGCCGCGTACGAGGGCGTCGTATCGCTCGACGACATCAACCAATTCATGATCAAAATCTACCAG GGCATGGTGAAAGCGAACAATTTGAAGCAATGCCAGCCACGTGCTGTCGCCTGA